A region of Macaca thibetana thibetana isolate TM-01 chromosome 20, ASM2454274v1, whole genome shotgun sequence DNA encodes the following proteins:
- the NMRAL1 gene encoding nmrA-like family domain-containing protein 1 isoform X3, whose protein sequence is MFMQDKEVIFLLLPVVTRSIRLSGSSPRSFRSNRIYTNSLRTCLGRANPERTQSPAGARRSQQRRRRSFCRHFRIGRYSRGSSYAVLPAAALCQVGPELRGGVGASRAAPFPPLQWTWPQNRGPGLLELVPARPRQGGAQGGSVARTLLEDGTFKVRVVTRNPGKKAAKELRLQGAEVVKGDQDDQGKLLADLAKRLGLHYVVYSGLQNIKKLTAGRLTAAHFDGKGEVEEYFRDIGVPMTSVRLPCYFENFLSHFLPQKAPDGKSYLLSLPTGDVPMDGMSVSDLGPVVLSLLKMPEKYIGQNIGLSTCRHTAEEYAALLTKHTHKVVHDAKMTPEDYEKLGFPGARDLANMFRFYALRPDHDIELTLRLNPKALTLDQWLEQHKGDFALL, encoded by the exons ATGTTCATGCAAGATAAAGAGGtaatttttctcctcctcccagtGGTCACCCGCAGCATTCGGTTAAGCGGCTCTTCACCTCGCTCATTTCGGTCTAACCGGATTTACACAAATTCACTGCGCACGTGCCTGGGGCGGGCAAACCCGGAAAGGACGCAAAGTCCCGCAGGAGCAAGGAGGAGCCAACAGCGCCGGAGGAGGAGTTTCTGCCGACACTTCCGGATTGGCCGCTACAGCCGGGGGTCCTCCTACGCTGTGCTCCCGGCAGCGGCGCTCTGCCAGGTGGGGCCGGAGCTGCGAGGAGGGGTCGGCGCCTCGCGGGCAGCTCCATTCCCGCCTCTGCAGTGGACTTGGCCGCAGAATCGGGGTCCCGGGCTCCTGGAACTTGTTCCGGCCAGGCCGCGGCAAGGAG GTGCCCAGGGTGGCTCCGTGGCCCGCACGCTCCTGGAAGATGGAACATTCAAGGTTCGAGTGGTGACCCGAAACCCTGGGAAGAAGGCAGCAAAGGAGCTGAGGCTGCAAGGTGCAGAAGTAGTGAAGGGAGACCAAGATGACCAG GGGAAGCTGCTCGCTGATCTGGCCAAGCGTCTGGGCCTCCACTATGTGGTCTATAGCGGCCTACAGAACATCAAGAAGCTGACGGCAGGGAGATTGACCGCGGCGCACTTTGACGGCAAAGGAGAGGTGGAGGAATATTTCCGAGACATCGGCGTTCCCATGACCAGTGTGCGGCTGCCCTGCTATTTCGAGAACTTCCTCTCCCACTTCTTGCCCCAGAAAGCCCCAGATGGAAAGAGCTACTTGCTGA GCCTGCCCACAGGTGACGTTCCCATGGATGGCATGTCTGTGTCCGACCTGGGTCCCGTGGTGCTCAGCCTGCTGAAGATGCCAGAAAAATACATCGGCCAGAACATCGGGCTGAGTACTTGTAGGCACACGGCTGAGGAGTACGCTGCCCTGCTCACCAAGCACACCCACAAAGTCGTGCACGATGCCAAG ATGACTCCTGAGGACTATGAAAAGCTTGGCTTTCCCGGGGCCCgggacctggccaacatgttccGTTTCTATGCCCTGAGACCCGACCATGACATCGAGCTGACCCTGAGACTCAACCCCAAGGCCCTGACGCTGGACCAGTGGCTGGAACAGCACAAAGGGGACTTCGCCCTGCTGTGA
- the NMRAL1 gene encoding nmrA-like family domain-containing protein 1 isoform X4, which produces MFMQDKEVIFLLLPVVTRSIRLSGSSPRSFRSNRIYTNSLRTCLGRANPERTQSPAGARRSQQRRRRSFCRHFRIGRYSRGSSYAVLPAAALCQVGPELRGGVGASRAAPFPPLQWTWPQNRGPGLLELVPARPRQGGAQGGSVARTLLEDGTFKVRVVTRNPGKKAAKELRLQGAEVVKGDQDDQVSMELALNGAYATFIVTNYWESCSQEKEVKQGKLLADLAKRLGLHYVVYSGLQNIKKLTAGRLTAAHFDGKGEVEEYFRDIGVPMTSVRLPCYFENFLSHFLPQKAPDGKSYLLSKRMAPKHSTGHTQTLASLPIYKTSAWKVASHSFIQDLSSFYHGRAALGQPLVSG; this is translated from the exons ATGTTCATGCAAGATAAAGAGGtaatttttctcctcctcccagtGGTCACCCGCAGCATTCGGTTAAGCGGCTCTTCACCTCGCTCATTTCGGTCTAACCGGATTTACACAAATTCACTGCGCACGTGCCTGGGGCGGGCAAACCCGGAAAGGACGCAAAGTCCCGCAGGAGCAAGGAGGAGCCAACAGCGCCGGAGGAGGAGTTTCTGCCGACACTTCCGGATTGGCCGCTACAGCCGGGGGTCCTCCTACGCTGTGCTCCCGGCAGCGGCGCTCTGCCAGGTGGGGCCGGAGCTGCGAGGAGGGGTCGGCGCCTCGCGGGCAGCTCCATTCCCGCCTCTGCAGTGGACTTGGCCGCAGAATCGGGGTCCCGGGCTCCTGGAACTTGTTCCGGCCAGGCCGCGGCAAGGAG GTGCCCAGGGTGGCTCCGTGGCCCGCACGCTCCTGGAAGATGGAACATTCAAGGTTCGAGTGGTGACCCGAAACCCTGGGAAGAAGGCAGCAAAGGAGCTGAGGCTGCAAGGTGCAGAAGTAGTGAAGGGAGACCAAGATGACCAGGTCAGCATGGAACTGGCCCTGAATGGGGCTTACGCCACCTTCATTGTGACCAATTACTGGGAGAGCTGCAGCCAGGAGAAGGAGGTCAAGCAG GGGAAGCTGCTCGCTGATCTGGCCAAGCGTCTGGGCCTCCACTATGTGGTCTATAGCGGCCTACAGAACATCAAGAAGCTGACGGCAGGGAGATTGACCGCGGCGCACTTTGACGGCAAAGGAGAGGTGGAGGAATATTTCCGAGACATCGGCGTTCCCATGACCAGTGTGCGGCTGCCCTGCTATTTCGAGAACTTCCTCTCCCACTTCTTGCCCCAGAAAGCCCCAGATGGAAAGAGCTACTTGCTGA GTAAGAGGATGGCACCCAAGCATTCCACGGGCCACACCCAGACCCTTGCCAGCCTCCCCATCTATAAAACCTCAGCCTGGAAAGTTgcaagtcattcattcattcaggatTTATCAAGCTTTTATCATGGACGTGCTGCTCTGGGCCAGCCCTTGGTGTCTGGTTAA
- the NMRAL1 gene encoding nmrA-like family domain-containing protein 1 isoform X1 produces the protein MFMQDKEVIFLLLPVVTRSIRLSGSSPRSFRSNRIYTNSLRTCLGRANPERTQSPAGARRSQQRRRRSFCRHFRIGRYSRGSSYAVLPAAALCQVGPELRGGVGASRAAPFPPLQWTWPQNRGPGLLELVPARPRQGGAQGGSVARTLLEDGTFKVRVVTRNPGKKAAKELRLQGAEVVKGDQDDQVSMELALNGAYATFIVTNYWESCSQEKEVKQGKLLADLAKRLGLHYVVYSGLQNIKKLTAGRLTAAHFDGKGEVEEYFRDIGVPMTSVRLPCYFENFLSHFLPQKAPDGKSYLLSLPTGDVPMDGMSVSDLGPVVLSLLKMPEKYIGQNIGLSTCRHTAEEYAALLTKHTHKVVHDAKMTPEDYEKLGFPGARDLANMFRFYALRPDHDIELTLRLNPKALTLDQWLEQHKGDFALL, from the exons ATGTTCATGCAAGATAAAGAGGtaatttttctcctcctcccagtGGTCACCCGCAGCATTCGGTTAAGCGGCTCTTCACCTCGCTCATTTCGGTCTAACCGGATTTACACAAATTCACTGCGCACGTGCCTGGGGCGGGCAAACCCGGAAAGGACGCAAAGTCCCGCAGGAGCAAGGAGGAGCCAACAGCGCCGGAGGAGGAGTTTCTGCCGACACTTCCGGATTGGCCGCTACAGCCGGGGGTCCTCCTACGCTGTGCTCCCGGCAGCGGCGCTCTGCCAGGTGGGGCCGGAGCTGCGAGGAGGGGTCGGCGCCTCGCGGGCAGCTCCATTCCCGCCTCTGCAGTGGACTTGGCCGCAGAATCGGGGTCCCGGGCTCCTGGAACTTGTTCCGGCCAGGCCGCGGCAAGGAG GTGCCCAGGGTGGCTCCGTGGCCCGCACGCTCCTGGAAGATGGAACATTCAAGGTTCGAGTGGTGACCCGAAACCCTGGGAAGAAGGCAGCAAAGGAGCTGAGGCTGCAAGGTGCAGAAGTAGTGAAGGGAGACCAAGATGACCAGGTCAGCATGGAACTGGCCCTGAATGGGGCTTACGCCACCTTCATTGTGACCAATTACTGGGAGAGCTGCAGCCAGGAGAAGGAGGTCAAGCAG GGGAAGCTGCTCGCTGATCTGGCCAAGCGTCTGGGCCTCCACTATGTGGTCTATAGCGGCCTACAGAACATCAAGAAGCTGACGGCAGGGAGATTGACCGCGGCGCACTTTGACGGCAAAGGAGAGGTGGAGGAATATTTCCGAGACATCGGCGTTCCCATGACCAGTGTGCGGCTGCCCTGCTATTTCGAGAACTTCCTCTCCCACTTCTTGCCCCAGAAAGCCCCAGATGGAAAGAGCTACTTGCTGA GCCTGCCCACAGGTGACGTTCCCATGGATGGCATGTCTGTGTCCGACCTGGGTCCCGTGGTGCTCAGCCTGCTGAAGATGCCAGAAAAATACATCGGCCAGAACATCGGGCTGAGTACTTGTAGGCACACGGCTGAGGAGTACGCTGCCCTGCTCACCAAGCACACCCACAAAGTCGTGCACGATGCCAAG ATGACTCCTGAGGACTATGAAAAGCTTGGCTTTCCCGGGGCCCgggacctggccaacatgttccGTTTCTATGCCCTGAGACCCGACCATGACATCGAGCTGACCCTGAGACTCAACCCCAAGGCCCTGACGCTGGACCAGTGGCTGGAACAGCACAAAGGGGACTTCGCCCTGCTGTGA
- the NMRAL1 gene encoding nmrA-like family domain-containing protein 1 isoform X2, which yields MFMQDKEVIFLLLPVVTRSIRLSGSSPRSFRSNRIYTNSLRTCLGRANPERTQSPAGARRSQQRRRRSFCRHFRIGRYSRGSSYAVLPAAALCQISLDRIRPLLVLMADKKLVVVFGGTGAQGGSVARTLLEDGTFKVRVVTRNPGKKAAKELRLQGAEVVKGDQDDQVSMELALNGAYATFIVTNYWESCSQEKEVKQGKLLADLAKRLGLHYVVYSGLQNIKKLTAGRLTAAHFDGKGEVEEYFRDIGVPMTSVRLPCYFENFLSHFLPQKAPDGKSYLLSLPTGDVPMDGMSVSDLGPVVLSLLKMPEKYIGQNIGLSTCRHTAEEYAALLTKHTHKVVHDAKMTPEDYEKLGFPGARDLANMFRFYALRPDHDIELTLRLNPKALTLDQWLEQHKGDFALL from the exons ATGTTCATGCAAGATAAAGAGGtaatttttctcctcctcccagtGGTCACCCGCAGCATTCGGTTAAGCGGCTCTTCACCTCGCTCATTTCGGTCTAACCGGATTTACACAAATTCACTGCGCACGTGCCTGGGGCGGGCAAACCCGGAAAGGACGCAAAGTCCCGCAGGAGCAAGGAGGAGCCAACAGCGCCGGAGGAGGAGTTTCTGCCGACACTTCCGGATTGGCCGCTACAGCCGGGGGTCCTCCTACGCTGTGCTCCCGGCAGCGGCGCTCTGCCAG ATCTCTCTGGACCGCATTCGTCCCCTTCTCGTCCTCATGGCGGACAAGAAACTGGTGGTGGTTTTCGGAGGCACAG GTGCCCAGGGTGGCTCCGTGGCCCGCACGCTCCTGGAAGATGGAACATTCAAGGTTCGAGTGGTGACCCGAAACCCTGGGAAGAAGGCAGCAAAGGAGCTGAGGCTGCAAGGTGCAGAAGTAGTGAAGGGAGACCAAGATGACCAGGTCAGCATGGAACTGGCCCTGAATGGGGCTTACGCCACCTTCATTGTGACCAATTACTGGGAGAGCTGCAGCCAGGAGAAGGAGGTCAAGCAG GGGAAGCTGCTCGCTGATCTGGCCAAGCGTCTGGGCCTCCACTATGTGGTCTATAGCGGCCTACAGAACATCAAGAAGCTGACGGCAGGGAGATTGACCGCGGCGCACTTTGACGGCAAAGGAGAGGTGGAGGAATATTTCCGAGACATCGGCGTTCCCATGACCAGTGTGCGGCTGCCCTGCTATTTCGAGAACTTCCTCTCCCACTTCTTGCCCCAGAAAGCCCCAGATGGAAAGAGCTACTTGCTGA GCCTGCCCACAGGTGACGTTCCCATGGATGGCATGTCTGTGTCCGACCTGGGTCCCGTGGTGCTCAGCCTGCTGAAGATGCCAGAAAAATACATCGGCCAGAACATCGGGCTGAGTACTTGTAGGCACACGGCTGAGGAGTACGCTGCCCTGCTCACCAAGCACACCCACAAAGTCGTGCACGATGCCAAG ATGACTCCTGAGGACTATGAAAAGCTTGGCTTTCCCGGGGCCCgggacctggccaacatgttccGTTTCTATGCCCTGAGACCCGACCATGACATCGAGCTGACCCTGAGACTCAACCCCAAGGCCCTGACGCTGGACCAGTGGCTGGAACAGCACAAAGGGGACTTCGCCCTGCTGTGA
- the NMRAL1 gene encoding nmrA-like family domain-containing protein 1 isoform X6: MFMQDKEVIFLLLPVVTRSIRLSGSSPRSFRSNRIYTNSLRTCLGRANPERTQSPAGARRSQQRRRRSFCRHFRIGRYSRGSSYAVLPAAALCQISLDRIRPLLVLMADKKLVVVFGGTGAQGGSVARTLLEDGTFKVRVVTRNPGKKAAKELRLQGAEVVKGDQDDQVSMELALNGAYATFIVTNYWESCSQEKEVKQGKLLADLAKRLGLHYVVYSGLQNIKKLTAGRLTAAHFDGKGEVEEYFRDIGVPMTSVRLPCYFENFLSHFLPQKAPDGKSYLLNDS; this comes from the exons ATGTTCATGCAAGATAAAGAGGtaatttttctcctcctcccagtGGTCACCCGCAGCATTCGGTTAAGCGGCTCTTCACCTCGCTCATTTCGGTCTAACCGGATTTACACAAATTCACTGCGCACGTGCCTGGGGCGGGCAAACCCGGAAAGGACGCAAAGTCCCGCAGGAGCAAGGAGGAGCCAACAGCGCCGGAGGAGGAGTTTCTGCCGACACTTCCGGATTGGCCGCTACAGCCGGGGGTCCTCCTACGCTGTGCTCCCGGCAGCGGCGCTCTGCCAG ATCTCTCTGGACCGCATTCGTCCCCTTCTCGTCCTCATGGCGGACAAGAAACTGGTGGTGGTTTTCGGAGGCACAG GTGCCCAGGGTGGCTCCGTGGCCCGCACGCTCCTGGAAGATGGAACATTCAAGGTTCGAGTGGTGACCCGAAACCCTGGGAAGAAGGCAGCAAAGGAGCTGAGGCTGCAAGGTGCAGAAGTAGTGAAGGGAGACCAAGATGACCAGGTCAGCATGGAACTGGCCCTGAATGGGGCTTACGCCACCTTCATTGTGACCAATTACTGGGAGAGCTGCAGCCAGGAGAAGGAGGTCAAGCAG GGGAAGCTGCTCGCTGATCTGGCCAAGCGTCTGGGCCTCCACTATGTGGTCTATAGCGGCCTACAGAACATCAAGAAGCTGACGGCAGGGAGATTGACCGCGGCGCACTTTGACGGCAAAGGAGAGGTGGAGGAATATTTCCGAGACATCGGCGTTCCCATGACCAGTGTGCGGCTGCCCTGCTATTTCGAGAACTTCCTCTCCCACTTCTTGCCCCAGAAAGCCCCAGATGGAAAGAGCTACTTGCTGA ATGACTCCTGA
- the NMRAL1 gene encoding nmrA-like family domain-containing protein 1 isoform X5, with protein sequence MADKKLVVVFGGTGAQGGSVARTLLEDGTFKVRVVTRNPGKKAAKELRLQGAEVVKGDQDDQVSMELALNGAYATFIVTNYWESCSQEKEVKQGKLLADLAKRLGLHYVVYSGLQNIKKLTAGRLTAAHFDGKGEVEEYFRDIGVPMTSVRLPCYFENFLSHFLPQKAPDGKSYLLSLPTGDVPMDGMSVSDLGPVVLSLLKMPEKYIGQNIGLSTCRHTAEEYAALLTKHTHKVVHDAKMTPEDYEKLGFPGARDLANMFRFYALRPDHDIELTLRLNPKALTLDQWLEQHKGDFALL encoded by the exons ATGGCGGACAAGAAACTGGTGGTGGTTTTCGGAGGCACAG GTGCCCAGGGTGGCTCCGTGGCCCGCACGCTCCTGGAAGATGGAACATTCAAGGTTCGAGTGGTGACCCGAAACCCTGGGAAGAAGGCAGCAAAGGAGCTGAGGCTGCAAGGTGCAGAAGTAGTGAAGGGAGACCAAGATGACCAGGTCAGCATGGAACTGGCCCTGAATGGGGCTTACGCCACCTTCATTGTGACCAATTACTGGGAGAGCTGCAGCCAGGAGAAGGAGGTCAAGCAG GGGAAGCTGCTCGCTGATCTGGCCAAGCGTCTGGGCCTCCACTATGTGGTCTATAGCGGCCTACAGAACATCAAGAAGCTGACGGCAGGGAGATTGACCGCGGCGCACTTTGACGGCAAAGGAGAGGTGGAGGAATATTTCCGAGACATCGGCGTTCCCATGACCAGTGTGCGGCTGCCCTGCTATTTCGAGAACTTCCTCTCCCACTTCTTGCCCCAGAAAGCCCCAGATGGAAAGAGCTACTTGCTGA GCCTGCCCACAGGTGACGTTCCCATGGATGGCATGTCTGTGTCCGACCTGGGTCCCGTGGTGCTCAGCCTGCTGAAGATGCCAGAAAAATACATCGGCCAGAACATCGGGCTGAGTACTTGTAGGCACACGGCTGAGGAGTACGCTGCCCTGCTCACCAAGCACACCCACAAAGTCGTGCACGATGCCAAG ATGACTCCTGAGGACTATGAAAAGCTTGGCTTTCCCGGGGCCCgggacctggccaacatgttccGTTTCTATGCCCTGAGACCCGACCATGACATCGAGCTGACCCTGAGACTCAACCCCAAGGCCCTGACGCTGGACCAGTGGCTGGAACAGCACAAAGGGGACTTCGCCCTGCTGTGA
- the NMRAL1 gene encoding nmrA-like family domain-containing protein 1 isoform X7, giving the protein MRIIAEKVSWVFLAVVEHSLQGFALQWDFQGKLLADLAKRLGLHYVVYSGLQNIKKLTAGRLTAAHFDGKGEVEEYFRDIGVPMTSVRLPCYFENFLSHFLPQKAPDGKSYLLSLPTGDVPMDGMSVSDLGPVVLSLLKMPEKYIGQNIGLSTCRHTAEEYAALLTKHTHKVVHDAKMTPEDYEKLGFPGARDLANMFRFYALRPDHDIELTLRLNPKALTLDQWLEQHKGDFALL; this is encoded by the exons atgagAATCATCGCTGAGAAGGTTTCCTGGGTGTTCCTTGCTGTGGTGGAGCACTCCCTTCAGGGTTTCGCCCTTCAGTGGGACTTTCAG GGGAAGCTGCTCGCTGATCTGGCCAAGCGTCTGGGCCTCCACTATGTGGTCTATAGCGGCCTACAGAACATCAAGAAGCTGACGGCAGGGAGATTGACCGCGGCGCACTTTGACGGCAAAGGAGAGGTGGAGGAATATTTCCGAGACATCGGCGTTCCCATGACCAGTGTGCGGCTGCCCTGCTATTTCGAGAACTTCCTCTCCCACTTCTTGCCCCAGAAAGCCCCAGATGGAAAGAGCTACTTGCTGA GCCTGCCCACAGGTGACGTTCCCATGGATGGCATGTCTGTGTCCGACCTGGGTCCCGTGGTGCTCAGCCTGCTGAAGATGCCAGAAAAATACATCGGCCAGAACATCGGGCTGAGTACTTGTAGGCACACGGCTGAGGAGTACGCTGCCCTGCTCACCAAGCACACCCACAAAGTCGTGCACGATGCCAAG ATGACTCCTGAGGACTATGAAAAGCTTGGCTTTCCCGGGGCCCgggacctggccaacatgttccGTTTCTATGCCCTGAGACCCGACCATGACATCGAGCTGACCCTGAGACTCAACCCCAAGGCCCTGACGCTGGACCAGTGGCTGGAACAGCACAAAGGGGACTTCGCCCTGCTGTGA